From Acidimicrobiia bacterium, the proteins below share one genomic window:
- a CDS encoding FAD-dependent oxidoreductase, producing the protein MAKPIIITIDDDPQVLAAVERDLRTRYGKDYRIVKAESGAAALEAISEFKRRGDTVALMVADQRMPKMTGTEFLLEALQIYPMARRVLLTAYADTTAAIQAINEVGLDHYLMKPWDPPETHLYPILDDLLEDWQAAHNAGFDGIRVIGTTWSPTTFEAKDFLARNEIPYRFIDIERDDEATSTAKALDGLERLPVVLFPDGSHLLEPSRRDLAAKLGMQTEATGSFYDVLVIGAGPAGLAAGVYGASEGLSVAIVEREATGGQAGTSARIENYLGFPKGIAGVDLARRAAAQATRFGAEIVTAGDARKVRVEGPTKVASLADGTELRAKALIVASGMTVRRLGADGVERLTGAGVYYGAAIAEAPLYTGADVVVVGGANSAGQAAVMLSRFASKVTLVVRADSVRKGMSSYLVDQIEAIPSIEIVTEASVADIRGERRVEGVVLRTGDGDEERAVSAVFVFIGALPHTDFMEGVVALNKSGFVLTGPDLGEHGRRPKWPLERNPYLMETSEPGIFAAGDVRHGAVRRVASAVGQGSVCVSFVHQYLETV; encoded by the coding sequence ATGGCAAAACCGATCATCATCACCATCGACGACGATCCGCAGGTCCTCGCCGCGGTCGAACGGGACCTGCGGACCCGCTACGGCAAGGACTATCGGATCGTCAAGGCGGAGTCGGGCGCCGCCGCCCTCGAGGCCATAAGCGAGTTCAAGCGACGCGGCGACACCGTGGCCCTCATGGTCGCCGATCAACGAATGCCAAAGATGACCGGAACCGAGTTCCTTCTCGAAGCGCTCCAGATCTACCCGATGGCGCGCCGGGTTCTCCTCACCGCCTACGCCGACACGACGGCTGCGATCCAGGCGATCAACGAAGTAGGACTCGACCACTATCTGATGAAGCCGTGGGACCCACCTGAGACCCACCTGTACCCCATCCTCGACGATCTCCTCGAGGACTGGCAGGCGGCCCACAACGCCGGCTTCGACGGCATCCGTGTCATCGGGACGACGTGGTCGCCGACCACGTTCGAGGCCAAGGACTTCCTCGCCCGCAACGAGATTCCCTACCGATTCATCGATATCGAGCGCGACGACGAGGCGACGAGCACGGCGAAGGCGCTCGACGGCCTGGAGCGGCTTCCTGTGGTGTTGTTCCCTGACGGCAGCCACCTGCTGGAGCCATCCCGCCGGGACCTCGCCGCCAAGCTCGGCATGCAGACCGAGGCAACCGGGTCGTTCTACGACGTGCTGGTGATCGGTGCCGGTCCGGCGGGGCTCGCCGCCGGCGTCTATGGCGCCTCGGAGGGCCTCAGCGTCGCCATCGTCGAACGGGAGGCGACCGGCGGCCAGGCTGGCACCAGCGCGCGGATCGAGAACTACCTGGGTTTCCCCAAGGGGATCGCCGGCGTGGACCTGGCCCGCAGGGCGGCAGCGCAGGCCACCCGATTCGGCGCAGAGATCGTCACCGCGGGGGATGCCCGCAAGGTGCGGGTGGAGGGACCGACCAAGGTGGCCAGCCTCGCCGACGGGACCGAGCTGCGGGCGAAGGCGCTCATCGTGGCCAGCGGGATGACGGTACGCCGCCTCGGCGCCGACGGCGTGGAGCGGCTCACCGGGGCCGGCGTGTACTACGGGGCGGCCATCGCCGAGGCACCCCTCTACACCGGAGCCGATGTGGTCGTCGTAGGAGGCGCCAACTCGGCCGGCCAGGCGGCGGTGATGCTGTCACGCTTCGCCAGCAAGGTGACGCTGGTGGTGCGGGCCGACTCGGTCCGCAAGGGCATGTCGAGTTACCTGGTCGATCAAATCGAAGCGATCCCATCCATCGAGATCGTCACCGAAGCCTCGGTGGCCGACATCCGAGGTGAGCGGCGCGTCGAGGGCGTCGTGCTCCGAACCGGCGACGGTGACGAGGAGCGGGCGGTGTCGGCGGTCTTCGTGTTCATCGGCGCCCTTCCCCACACTGACTTCATGGAGGGGGTCGTCGCCCTCAACAAGAGCGGGTTCGTGCTCACCGGTCCCGACCTCGGTGAGCACGGACGACGACCGAAGTGGCCATTGGAGCGCAACCCTTATCTCATGGAGACCAGCGAGCCCGGCATCTTTGCCGCCGGCGACGTACGCCACGGCGCGGTTCGCCGGGTCGCCTCCGCAGTAGGTCAGGGTTCGGTGTGCGTGTCATTCGTCCATCAATACCTGGAGACTGTGTGA
- a CDS encoding adenylate/guanylate cyclase domain-containing protein, translating to MTQLPTGTVTFFFSDIEGSTALLQRFGADASALLDAHDAILEAAIDARRGTTLRTEGDSFFAVFASAPDAVAAAVDAQRSLAAHPWPDDGQVRVRIGLHTGAGELGGADYRGIDVHRAARIGAAAHGGQIIISESTAALLPLSPDAPELIELGAHQFKDLLQPIEIHQVVADGLDRDFPHIRSLDATTHNLPAELTSFVPRPEVGRITALLDSRRFVTLTGPGGTGKTRLALQVAAEASDDFEAVYYVPLAPVTDPELVAATIASTLGLTRSSASAERLVIDYFKGHRTLLVLDNFEQILDAAPLVARLIAAADGLKVLVTSRAALQLSGEQEFPVPPLALPNGETSVEALSKKAAVVLFVDRAAASLPDFTLTDDNASAVAEITRRLDGLPLAIELAASRVKVLAPRVMAERLRASFDVLSTTRRDLPARQQTLRNAIAWSYDLLSPTEQRLLRGMSVFRGGAVFEAIDSVCGRVLGDEHSDVLDPLEVLVHHSLVRYDPTQPTPRYAMLETIREFAWQRLTETDDCRAIQDAHLDTHVELAEEVGPHLTGPEQAYWLDAVQRERDNFRAAFAFAEESGRFDAAARIVSSLWRYLQARGLIPEGRDFASRVLVADDLDDALRLRVISAAGSLAYWAADMDDALRHYEAAVALARTLGEPRALAEALYDFAFPHLLGDRDHDAAHGALDEAAQVFAELGDSHGAARVTWARGVGAMYVDQPHLALEATLDALPDLEAAGDMTMVAWSHHMATVALLAMDRIDEALPHIKAALDLFEPVRDIAGLTLQLQNLNQLSLRTGDQEQAVIMAGAVANQQHATGMNLSEVAANAVLGLEEAYDALGEQRAGELFDQGMNTSLAEALALAREITG from the coding sequence ATGACCCAACTGCCGACCGGTACCGTCACGTTCTTTTTCAGTGACATCGAAGGCTCCACCGCCCTGCTGCAGCGCTTCGGAGCCGACGCGAGCGCGCTCCTCGACGCTCACGATGCCATCCTCGAGGCCGCCATCGACGCCCGCCGGGGGACGACCCTGCGGACCGAAGGGGACTCATTCTTCGCCGTGTTCGCTTCGGCGCCCGATGCCGTCGCCGCTGCCGTCGACGCCCAGCGCTCCCTGGCCGCCCACCCCTGGCCGGACGACGGCCAGGTTCGCGTCCGCATCGGTCTGCACACGGGGGCGGGCGAGCTCGGCGGGGCCGACTACCGCGGCATCGACGTGCATCGCGCCGCACGCATCGGCGCCGCCGCCCACGGCGGACAGATCATCATCTCTGAGAGCACCGCCGCCCTCCTGCCACTCTCCCCCGACGCACCGGAGCTGATCGAACTTGGCGCGCACCAGTTCAAGGACCTCCTGCAACCGATCGAGATCCACCAGGTCGTCGCCGATGGCCTCGACCGCGACTTCCCGCACATCCGTTCGCTCGACGCCACCACCCACAACCTTCCGGCGGAACTCACCAGCTTCGTCCCCCGCCCCGAGGTCGGCCGGATCACCGCACTGCTCGACAGCCGCCGTTTCGTGACGCTGACCGGGCCGGGAGGCACCGGCAAGACCCGCCTCGCCTTGCAGGTCGCTGCCGAAGCGTCTGATGACTTCGAAGCCGTCTACTACGTCCCCCTCGCCCCGGTGACCGACCCGGAGCTCGTCGCCGCCACCATCGCCTCGACACTCGGCCTCACCCGCAGCTCGGCGTCGGCCGAACGTCTCGTCATCGACTACTTCAAGGGGCATCGGACACTGCTGGTCCTCGACAACTTCGAGCAGATCCTCGACGCAGCACCGCTGGTCGCCCGGCTCATCGCCGCCGCCGACGGACTCAAGGTCCTGGTCACATCGCGCGCTGCCCTCCAGTTGAGCGGCGAGCAGGAGTTCCCCGTCCCACCCCTCGCCCTTCCCAACGGCGAGACGAGTGTCGAGGCCCTGAGCAAGAAGGCGGCGGTGGTGCTCTTCGTGGACCGGGCCGCCGCCTCCCTCCCCGACTTCACCCTGACCGACGACAACGCCAGCGCGGTCGCCGAGATCACCCGACGCCTCGACGGGCTTCCCCTGGCGATCGAACTCGCCGCCAGCCGGGTCAAGGTGCTCGCCCCCAGGGTCATGGCGGAACGCCTGCGCGCCAGCTTCGACGTGCTGTCCACTACCCGACGCGATCTTCCCGCCCGTCAGCAGACCCTGCGCAATGCGATCGCCTGGTCCTACGACCTGCTCTCGCCGACTGAACAGCGTCTGCTGCGGGGGATGTCGGTGTTTCGTGGCGGAGCCGTCTTCGAGGCGATCGACTCGGTGTGCGGTCGGGTACTCGGCGACGAGCATTCGGACGTCCTCGACCCGCTGGAGGTCCTGGTACACCACAGCCTGGTGCGGTACGACCCGACCCAGCCGACGCCGCGCTACGCGATGCTGGAGACGATCCGCGAGTTCGCCTGGCAACGACTCACCGAAACCGACGACTGCAGGGCCATCCAGGATGCCCACCTCGACACCCACGTCGAGCTCGCCGAGGAGGTCGGACCCCATCTGACCGGTCCCGAGCAGGCGTATTGGCTCGATGCCGTCCAGCGGGAGCGGGACAACTTCCGGGCCGCCTTCGCCTTCGCCGAAGAGTCGGGCCGCTTCGACGCCGCGGCACGGATCGTCTCCAGCCTGTGGCGCTACCTCCAGGCACGCGGCCTGATCCCCGAGGGGCGGGACTTCGCCAGCCGCGTCCTCGTCGCCGACGATCTAGACGACGCGCTCCGGCTCCGGGTGATCAGTGCCGCCGGAAGCCTCGCCTATTGGGCCGCCGACATGGATGATGCACTTCGACACTACGAGGCCGCGGTGGCGCTGGCACGCACCCTTGGGGAACCGAGAGCCCTCGCCGAAGCCCTCTACGACTTCGCCTTCCCCCACCTGCTCGGAGACCGTGACCATGACGCTGCCCACGGCGCCCTCGACGAGGCCGCACAGGTGTTCGCCGAGCTCGGAGACAGCCACGGCGCGGCTCGAGTCACCTGGGCGCGCGGGGTTGGTGCGATGTATGTCGACCAGCCGCACCTCGCGCTGGAGGCGACACTCGATGCGCTTCCCGACCTCGAGGCGGCCGGGGACATGACCATGGTGGCGTGGTCGCATCACATGGCGACCGTGGCCCTGCTCGCGATGGACCGGATCGATGAGGCCCTGCCTCACATCAAGGCGGCACTCGACCTTTTCGAGCCGGTACGCGACATCGCTGGCCTGACCCTCCAGCTCCAGAACCTCAACCAGCTCAGCCTGCGGACCGGCGACCAGGAACAAGCAGTCATCATGGCGGGGGCAGTCGCCAATCAGCAGCACGCCACCGGCATGAACCTCTCCGAAGTCGCCGCCAATGCCGTCTTGGGTCTCGAGGAAGCCTACGACGCTCTCGGCGAGCAGCGCGCTGGCGAGCTATTCGATCAGGGCATGAACACAAGCCTCGCCGAAGCGCTCGCCCTCGCCAGGGAGATCACCGGCTGA
- a CDS encoding pyridoxal-phosphate dependent enzyme, with amino-acid sequence MDRSLPTAVDVAAARRRVRGIAEVTPVIPSVSLAAAAGVPIWLKAECLQVTGSFKVRGAANALTLLSERGAVPGVVAVSSGNHGRAVAHVARSLGIPAVICLSERVPAHKRDAIADLGARVVVAGPTQESAEAEARRLVEAEGLVFVHPFDDPSVIAGQGTVGLEILIQVPDARCVVVPLSGGGLIAGIGLAVEPEESGVRVFGASQDRGPAMHDSLRAGRLVDVVEEDTLADALAGGLGEENHYTFDLCRQLVEDVVLVSEDEMAEAIRLLHRDHDLKVEGGGAVGVAAVLTGRLPLDGPTVVVVSGGNIGEHAWKAIVEDRVAGSS; translated from the coding sequence ATGGATCGATCCCTTCCGACGGCCGTTGACGTGGCCGCCGCCCGGCGTCGGGTGCGCGGCATCGCCGAGGTCACCCCCGTGATCCCGTCCGTCTCCCTGGCCGCGGCCGCCGGGGTCCCGATCTGGCTGAAGGCGGAGTGCCTTCAGGTGACCGGGTCATTCAAGGTGAGGGGGGCGGCGAACGCGCTCACCCTGCTGAGCGAACGGGGCGCGGTCCCGGGGGTGGTCGCCGTGTCGTCCGGCAACCACGGGCGTGCGGTGGCCCATGTGGCCCGATCGCTCGGGATCCCGGCTGTCATCTGCCTGTCCGAGAGGGTTCCCGCTCACAAGCGGGACGCCATTGCCGATCTCGGCGCCCGCGTCGTGGTGGCTGGGCCCACCCAGGAGTCCGCGGAGGCCGAGGCGCGTCGCTTGGTGGAGGCAGAGGGTCTGGTGTTCGTCCACCCGTTCGACGACCCGTCGGTGATCGCCGGTCAGGGCACGGTCGGTCTCGAGATCCTCATTCAGGTGCCGGACGCTCGCTGCGTGGTGGTGCCGCTGTCAGGCGGCGGGCTGATTGCGGGGATCGGCCTGGCCGTCGAACCCGAGGAGAGCGGCGTCCGCGTGTTCGGCGCCAGTCAGGATCGGGGTCCGGCCATGCACGACAGCCTCCGAGCAGGTCGGCTGGTCGACGTGGTCGAGGAGGACACGCTCGCCGATGCCCTCGCCGGTGGCCTGGGTGAGGAGAACCACTACACGTTCGATCTATGCCGCCAGTTGGTAGAGGACGTGGTCCTGGTGAGCGAGGACGAGATGGCGGAGGCGATCAGGCTGCTCCACCGCGACCACGACCTGAAGGTCGAAGGCGGGGGAGCGGTCGGCGTCGCCGCCGTCCTGACGGGCCGACTACCCCTCGACGGCCCGACGGTCGT